In Curtobacterium sp. MCPF17_002, one genomic interval encodes:
- a CDS encoding FtsX-like permease family protein, which translates to MFLTYLRRELTNRKKQTVIIAIGMALAIALVVIVSSIAGGVKAAQASVLESVYGVGTDITVTKTETPSASSTGRPSFDFGSQGASGSDSSGSTDLSQSRLAVSRGSSTLSAANVTTVAGTSGVKAATGVLTLENSTFSGQVQQQSDSGTSSDTATQQSPPSGTGGTGGTGGGGFGGGSFSVDSFTVTGIPVSGAAVGPLTSTELTKGRTFTAKDAGKDVVVLDASYAKSESKAVGDTVSIGGKDFEVIGIVSSTGSSSTTGSNTYIPLDTAQTLADLDGKVTSIYVSAQSSSDVDTIKSALQKQLTSATVSTESDLASSVSGSLSTASSLVSNLGTWLSIVVLVAAFLIAILFTISGVTRRTREFGTLKAIGWSNGRITRQVAGESLVQGIIGGVIGAAAGLIGILVVNVIAPTISASATSTTNRGAGAGAGVPGGAATAAAGSGTTGGAAAGGFGGGGASTASTTDVVLHAPVTVEVILLAIGLAILGGLIAGALGGWRASRLRPAEALRSVA; encoded by the coding sequence ATGTTCCTGACCTACCTCAGGCGCGAACTCACGAACCGCAAGAAGCAGACCGTCATCATCGCGATCGGCATGGCGCTCGCCATCGCACTCGTGGTCATCGTGTCCTCGATCGCGGGCGGCGTGAAAGCGGCGCAGGCGAGCGTGTTGGAGTCCGTCTACGGCGTCGGCACGGACATCACCGTGACCAAGACCGAGACCCCGAGCGCGTCGAGCACCGGGCGTCCGAGCTTCGACTTCGGCAGCCAGGGCGCCTCCGGCAGCGACAGCAGCGGCTCGACCGACCTGTCCCAGTCCCGCCTCGCCGTGTCCCGCGGATCGAGCACGCTGAGCGCCGCGAACGTCACGACGGTCGCCGGCACGAGCGGCGTCAAGGCTGCGACCGGTGTCCTCACCCTCGAGAACAGCACGTTCTCGGGCCAGGTCCAGCAGCAGTCCGACAGCGGCACGAGCAGCGACACCGCCACCCAGCAGAGCCCGCCCAGCGGCACCGGCGGCACCGGGGGCACCGGGGGCGGCGGCTTCGGCGGCGGCTCCTTCAGCGTCGACTCGTTCACGGTCACGGGCATCCCGGTCTCCGGCGCCGCCGTCGGCCCCCTGACGAGCACCGAGCTGACCAAGGGCCGGACCTTCACGGCGAAGGACGCCGGCAAGGACGTCGTCGTGCTCGACGCGAGCTACGCGAAGAGCGAGTCGAAGGCCGTCGGTGACACCGTGTCGATCGGCGGGAAGGACTTCGAGGTCATCGGCATCGTCTCGTCGACCGGCTCCTCGTCGACCACCGGCTCGAACACCTACATCCCGCTCGACACCGCGCAGACCCTGGCGGACCTCGACGGCAAGGTCACCTCGATCTACGTCTCCGCGCAGTCCTCCTCCGACGTGGACACCATCAAGTCGGCGCTGCAGAAGCAGCTCACGAGCGCCACCGTCTCCACCGAGTCCGACCTGGCATCGAGCGTCTCGGGTTCGCTGAGCACGGCTTCGAGCCTCGTCTCGAACCTCGGCACCTGGCTGTCGATCGTCGTCCTCGTCGCGGCGTTCCTCATCGCGATCCTCTTCACGATCTCCGGCGTCACCCGCCGAACCCGTGAGTTCGGCACCCTCAAGGCCATCGGCTGGTCGAACGGGCGGATCACCCGGCAGGTCGCCGGCGAGTCCCTCGTGCAGGGCATCATCGGCGGCGTCATCGGTGCCGCCGCGGGCCTCATCGGCATCCTCGTCGTGAACGTGATCGCCCCGACGATCTCGGCGAGCGCCACGAGCACCACGAACCGCGGTGCGGGCGCAGGAGCCGGCGTGCCCGGCGGCGCTGCGACGGCGGCGGCCGGGAGCGGCACCACCGGTGGCGCTGCGGCCGGCGGGTTCGGCGGCGGCGGTGCGAGCACCGCGTCCACGACCGACGTCGTGCTGCACGCCCCGGTGACCGTCGAGGTGATCCTGCTCGCGATCGGGTTGGCGATCCTCGGTGGCCTCATCGCCGGCGCACTCGGTGGATGGCGTGCGAGCCGCCTCCGTCCGGCCGAGGCCCTCCGGAGCGTGGCCTGA
- a CDS encoding HAMP domain-containing sensor histidine kinase, producing MTLRRRLVLSIVALVVAVSAVIGAGSIIALATIQTGAIDAQLQKATARASTKFGQGDQPEGGQRPNDDALQPLGQAAGTLTAYYVTGGVAAGIVLNEDSSRSALTTDQLKRLGDVKVGVDPATMSLGGSLGKYRVAAVQVDNPALGNAVLVVGLPMSPVYDSIRSLLVVVILVVAAALVVASIVAAVVVRRSLRPLERVAETASTVARMPLERSDALQDVRVPDTDPRTEVGRVGSAFNRMLGHIAGAMQARERSEQKVRQFVADASHELRTPLASVRGYAELTRRMGGDLPKDVVYAMSRIESESIRMTSMVEDLLLLARLDEGREIQFDDVDLTGLVFDAVNDAHAASPEHPIDVDVPSSPVVVVGDAARLHQVIVNLVTNARTHTPDGTRITVGIAPSASGAGSRPGVDLTVRDTGQGIDPEFLPKLFERFARADSSRSRTAGSTGLGLAIVDAVVQAHGGSVDVTSEPGNTVFTVHLPAEQTPDVAAAGPDAAAAEAAAPAPAAAWSEVPDRA from the coding sequence GTGACCCTCCGGCGCCGGCTCGTCCTGAGCATCGTCGCCCTCGTCGTGGCCGTCAGCGCGGTCATCGGCGCGGGCAGCATCATCGCGCTCGCGACCATCCAGACCGGCGCGATCGACGCGCAGCTGCAGAAGGCGACCGCCCGTGCGTCGACGAAGTTCGGCCAGGGCGACCAGCCGGAGGGCGGGCAACGGCCGAACGACGACGCACTGCAGCCGCTCGGGCAGGCCGCGGGCACGCTCACCGCGTACTACGTGACCGGTGGCGTCGCGGCCGGCATCGTGCTCAACGAGGACAGCTCGCGGTCCGCGCTGACGACGGACCAGCTGAAGCGGCTCGGTGACGTCAAGGTCGGTGTCGACCCCGCGACGATGAGCCTCGGCGGCTCCCTCGGGAAGTACCGGGTCGCCGCCGTGCAGGTCGACAACCCTGCGCTCGGCAACGCCGTGCTCGTCGTCGGGCTGCCCATGTCGCCGGTGTACGACAGCATCCGGTCCCTGCTCGTCGTCGTCATCCTCGTCGTCGCCGCAGCCCTCGTCGTCGCCTCGATCGTCGCAGCGGTCGTCGTCCGCCGGTCCCTCCGCCCACTCGAACGCGTCGCCGAGACGGCCTCGACCGTCGCCCGGATGCCGCTCGAGCGGAGCGACGCCCTGCAGGACGTCCGCGTGCCGGACACCGATCCACGCACCGAGGTCGGACGCGTCGGCAGCGCCTTCAACCGGATGCTCGGGCACATCGCCGGGGCCATGCAGGCCCGGGAGCGTTCGGAGCAGAAGGTGCGGCAGTTCGTCGCGGACGCCTCGCACGAACTCCGGACCCCGCTCGCCTCGGTGCGCGGGTACGCCGAGCTCACCCGCCGGATGGGCGGCGACCTGCCGAAGGACGTCGTCTACGCCATGAGCCGCATCGAGTCGGAGTCGATCCGGATGACCTCGATGGTCGAGGACCTGCTCCTCCTCGCCCGGCTCGACGAGGGCCGTGAGATCCAGTTCGACGACGTGGACCTGACCGGCCTCGTCTTCGACGCGGTGAACGACGCGCACGCCGCATCGCCGGAGCACCCGATCGACGTCGACGTGCCGTCGTCGCCGGTCGTGGTCGTCGGGGACGCTGCGCGCCTGCACCAGGTCATCGTCAACCTCGTCACGAACGCACGCACCCACACCCCGGACGGCACCCGCATCACCGTGGGGATCGCTCCGTCGGCGTCGGGGGCCGGCTCCCGGCCCGGTGTCGACCTCACCGTGCGGGACACCGGGCAGGGCATCGACCCGGAGTTCCTCCCGAAGCTGTTCGAGCGGTTCGCCCGCGCCGACAGCTCACGCTCCCGCACCGCCGGGTCGACGGGGCTCGGGCTCGCGATCGTCGACGCGGTCGTGCAGGCGCACGGCGGGTCCGTCGACGTGACGAGCGAGCCGGGCAACACCGTGTTCACCGTGCACCTGCCCGCCGAGCAGACCCCCGACGTGGCGGCTGCCGGGCCCGATGCGGCTGCTGCTGAGGCTGCTGCGCCTGCCCCAGCGGCGGCATGGTCCGAGGTGCCAGATCGCGCGTAG
- a CDS encoding carbohydrate ABC transporter permease: MRETTGAKSFKIVTLVILTLFTVVPLYVMITTAIKPLGDVQNNFTWIPTNITFQPFIDMWSTVPLGRYFINSLVVCTVATVFSLIIATFAAYGVSRWNFKGKSAFTTAVLSTQMFPGVLFLLPLFLIFTNLGNALGVQLVGSWLGLIITYLTFTLPFSIWMLAGYFETIPRELDEAAMVDGSGPMGALFRVILPSARPGLVAVGIYSFMTAWGEVLFASVMTNGLGSTLAVGLQQYSTQTNVYWNQVMAASLVVSIPVVAAFLVVQRQFVAGLTAGAVK; encoded by the coding sequence GTGCGTGAGACGACTGGCGCCAAGTCCTTCAAGATCGTCACCCTGGTCATCCTGACCCTGTTCACGGTCGTTCCCCTCTACGTGATGATCACCACGGCCATCAAGCCGCTCGGTGACGTGCAGAACAACTTCACGTGGATCCCGACGAACATCACCTTCCAGCCGTTCATCGACATGTGGTCGACGGTGCCGCTCGGTCGGTACTTCATCAACTCACTCGTGGTGTGCACGGTGGCGACGGTGTTCTCGCTGATCATCGCGACGTTCGCCGCCTACGGTGTCTCGCGCTGGAACTTCAAGGGCAAGAGCGCCTTCACCACCGCGGTGCTCTCCACCCAGATGTTCCCGGGCGTGCTGTTCCTGCTCCCGCTGTTCCTCATCTTCACGAACCTCGGGAACGCCCTCGGCGTCCAGCTGGTCGGGTCGTGGCTCGGCCTGATCATCACCTACCTGACGTTCACGCTGCCGTTCTCGATCTGGATGCTCGCCGGGTACTTCGAGACGATCCCGCGCGAACTCGACGAGGCCGCCATGGTCGACGGCTCGGGTCCGATGGGTGCCCTGTTCCGGGTCATCCTGCCCTCGGCTCGTCCGGGTCTGGTGGCGGTCGGCATCTACTCGTTCATGACGGCCTGGGGTGAGGTCCTCTTCGCCTCCGTCATGACGAACGGTCTCGGGTCCACCCTGGCGGTCGGTCTGCAGCAGTACTCGACGCAGACGAACGTGTACTGGAACCAGGTGATGGCCGCGTCGCTCGTCGTGTCGATCCCGGTCGTGGCCGCGTTCCTCGTCGTGCAGCGTCAGTTCGTGGCCGGTCTGACCGCCGGTGCGGTGAAGTAG
- the rplL gene encoding 50S ribosomal protein L7/L12, whose translation MAKLSQDELIEAFKELTLIELSDFVKKFEEVFEVTAAAPVAAAAPAGAAAPAEAAEEKTEFDVVLKSAGDKKIQVIKEVRGLTSLGLGEAKALVETADAKVLEGVNKETADKAKAALEAAGATIELA comes from the coding sequence ATGGCGAAGCTTTCGCAGGACGAGCTCATCGAGGCCTTCAAGGAGCTCACGCTCATCGAGCTCTCGGACTTCGTGAAGAAGTTCGAAGAGGTCTTCGAGGTCACCGCGGCCGCCCCGGTCGCCGCTGCCGCCCCCGCCGGCGCAGCTGCTCCGGCCGAGGCCGCTGAGGAGAAGACCGAGTTCGACGTCGTCCTCAAGTCCGCTGGTGACAAGAAGATCCAGGTCATCAAGGAGGTCCGTGGCCTGACGTCGCTCGGCCTCGGTGAGGCCAAGGCGCTCGTCGAGACCGCCGACGCCAAGGTGCTCGAGGGTGTCAACAAGGAGACGGCCGACAAGGCGAAGGCTGCCCTCGAGGCCGCTGGCGCCACGATCGAGCTCGCGTAG
- a CDS encoding amino acid permease, giving the protein MTSASTRPTSLRTQLARRKPIEQLQADAAVGVNGEPLRRSLGVWHLTMISVGATLGTGILVVLGTAVPLAGPAVWISFVVAGVAALLSALSYAEMAGAVPTSGSSYSYTYATMGEGIAWVCGWCLVLEYAVSVAAVAVGASEYVDETLRVFGLHLPTALSAPPGDGGVVNLPAAVLVLLATAILLPGARESAWVNTVMVIVKIALLVFFVVVAFSAFQAQNFEPLAPMGAAGVTAAASRLFFSYIGFDAASTAGEEAKNPRRDLPRAIIGSIALITTLYILVAIAAIGARSWTSFSSTEASLVRIVVDVTGQPIVALVFSIGAVVAIASVVLTVLYGQTRILLTMARDGLVPKVFGRVSKRTGTPIANTLIIGVVVTIVAALVPLGELADATSIGTLVAFALVNVSVIVLRRTQPGLERSYRVPFFPVVPILGALCCVLLAVFLGIGTWIAFGIWMVVGAALYLAYGRRHSTLR; this is encoded by the coding sequence ATGACGTCCGCGTCCACCCGCCCCACGTCCCTCCGCACGCAGCTCGCCCGTCGCAAGCCGATCGAGCAACTGCAGGCCGATGCCGCGGTGGGCGTGAACGGTGAGCCGCTCCGTCGCTCGCTCGGGGTCTGGCACCTGACGATGATCAGCGTCGGGGCGACCCTCGGCACCGGCATCCTGGTCGTGCTCGGCACCGCCGTGCCGCTCGCCGGGCCCGCCGTCTGGATCTCGTTCGTGGTCGCCGGTGTGGCCGCGCTGCTGTCGGCGCTGTCCTACGCCGAGATGGCCGGCGCGGTGCCGACGTCCGGGTCGAGCTACTCGTACACCTACGCCACGATGGGCGAGGGCATCGCCTGGGTGTGCGGCTGGTGCCTCGTGCTCGAGTACGCCGTGTCGGTCGCCGCCGTCGCGGTCGGGGCGAGCGAGTACGTCGACGAGACGCTCCGGGTGTTCGGGCTGCACCTGCCCACCGCGCTCTCCGCGCCCCCGGGTGACGGCGGCGTGGTGAACTTGCCGGCCGCGGTGCTCGTGCTCCTCGCCACCGCGATCCTGCTGCCCGGCGCGCGGGAGAGCGCGTGGGTGAACACCGTGATGGTGATCGTGAAGATCGCCCTGCTCGTCTTCTTCGTGGTCGTGGCGTTCTCGGCGTTCCAGGCGCAGAACTTCGAACCGCTCGCACCGATGGGGGCAGCCGGCGTCACCGCTGCCGCGTCCCGGCTGTTCTTCTCCTACATCGGCTTCGACGCGGCGTCCACCGCGGGCGAAGAGGCGAAGAACCCGCGCCGCGACCTCCCCCGCGCGATCATCGGCTCCATCGCCCTCATCACCACGCTCTACATCCTCGTCGCGATCGCCGCGATCGGCGCGCGCTCGTGGACGTCGTTCTCGTCGACCGAGGCCTCGCTCGTCCGCATCGTCGTCGACGTCACCGGGCAGCCGATCGTCGCGCTGGTGTTCTCGATCGGGGCCGTCGTCGCGATCGCCAGTGTCGTCCTCACCGTGCTGTACGGGCAGACGCGGATCCTGCTCACGATGGCACGGGACGGCCTCGTGCCGAAGGTCTTCGGCAGGGTCTCCAAGCGCACCGGCACCCCGATCGCGAACACCCTCATCATCGGTGTCGTCGTCACGATCGTCGCCGCGCTCGTCCCGCTCGGGGAACTCGCCGACGCGACGAGCATCGGCACCCTCGTGGCGTTCGCCCTGGTCAACGTGTCCGTCATCGTCCTCCGTCGTACCCAGCCCGGGCTCGAGCGCTCGTACCGCGTGCCGTTCTTCCCCGTCGTGCCGATCCTCGGCGCGCTCTGCTGCGTGCTGCTCGCGGTGTTCCTCGGCATCGGTACCTGGATCGCCTTCGGCATCTGGATGGTCGTCGGCGCCGCCCTCTACCTGGCCTACGGCCGCCGCCACAGCACGTTGCGCTGA
- a CDS encoding ABC transporter ATP-binding protein produces MSMGGGMHGGGGRGGRGGGGGRISSGDFAAQKAANAEAPRIPHLVKRIAGLFVPHRKTIVTTVVLVLIGAAISVIPPLLTQKAFDLGLFPKSGGPNLPVLYELVGAMVALWIASAGVGVWQTYLTATVGNKVMGSMRMRLFGHLQRMELAFFTRTKTGVIQSRLQNDVGGVASVLNNTISSVLGNTVTVIAAVVAMLLLSWQMTIVAVVLLPLLVIAQRRVGQVRARIAGQTQESLSDMTAITQEALSVSGILLAKSFNQQRSETQRYGAENRNQIQLQVRQQMSGQWFFAIVQIFLSIIPAIIYVVAAYLIIGDVPITAGTIVAFTTVQSRLLFPTVGLLRVVLDLQTSGALFARIFEYMDLEPAITDSPTAKPVDESRVGHVAFDDVTFTYPDGEADKPTLRGVSFELQPGQFAAFVGPSGAGKTTVSYLVPRLYEATAGSVRFAGQDVRDIVHEDLMQHVGIVSQETYLFHATIGDNLRYAKPDATAEELERAARAANIHETIASFPDGYDTVVGERGYRLSGGEKQRIAIARVLLKDPPVLVLDEATSALDSISERVVQTALDNAAAGRTTISIAHRLSTIRDADVIFVLDHGQIVEQGSHEELLGRDGIYATLHREQTAPADALGR; encoded by the coding sequence ATGAGCATGGGCGGTGGGATGCACGGCGGCGGTGGCCGTGGTGGTCGCGGTGGCGGCGGTGGCCGGATCTCGAGCGGCGACTTCGCGGCGCAGAAGGCCGCCAACGCCGAGGCTCCGCGGATCCCGCACCTCGTCAAGCGCATCGCGGGGCTGTTCGTGCCGCACCGGAAGACGATCGTCACGACCGTGGTGCTCGTGCTCATCGGTGCGGCGATCTCGGTCATCCCGCCGCTGTTGACGCAGAAGGCGTTCGACCTCGGGCTCTTCCCGAAGTCGGGCGGGCCGAACCTGCCGGTGCTGTACGAGCTCGTCGGCGCGATGGTCGCCCTCTGGATCGCGAGCGCCGGGGTCGGCGTCTGGCAGACCTACCTCACCGCGACGGTCGGCAACAAGGTGATGGGCTCGATGCGCATGCGCCTGTTCGGGCACCTGCAGCGCATGGAGCTCGCGTTCTTCACCCGCACGAAGACCGGCGTGATCCAGTCCCGGCTGCAGAACGACGTGGGCGGTGTCGCCAGCGTGCTCAACAACACGATCTCGTCGGTCCTCGGCAACACCGTGACGGTCATCGCCGCGGTGGTCGCGATGCTGCTGCTGAGCTGGCAGATGACGATCGTCGCGGTCGTGCTGCTGCCGCTCCTCGTGATCGCACAGCGTCGGGTCGGCCAGGTCCGCGCCCGGATCGCGGGGCAGACGCAGGAGTCGCTGTCGGACATGACCGCGATCACACAAGAGGCACTGAGCGTCTCCGGCATCCTGCTCGCGAAGAGCTTCAACCAGCAGCGCAGCGAGACGCAGCGGTACGGCGCCGAGAACCGGAACCAGATCCAGCTGCAGGTCCGCCAGCAGATGTCCGGGCAGTGGTTCTTCGCGATCGTGCAGATCTTCCTGTCGATCATCCCGGCGATCATCTACGTCGTCGCCGCGTACCTCATCATCGGCGACGTCCCGATCACCGCGGGCACGATCGTGGCCTTCACGACCGTGCAGTCGCGGCTGCTGTTCCCGACCGTGGGGCTCCTCCGCGTCGTGCTGGACCTGCAGACCTCCGGTGCGCTGTTCGCCCGTATCTTCGAGTACATGGACCTCGAGCCCGCGATCACGGACTCGCCGACGGCGAAGCCCGTGGACGAGTCCCGGGTCGGCCACGTGGCGTTCGACGACGTGACGTTCACCTACCCCGACGGCGAGGCGGACAAGCCGACGCTCCGCGGAGTGTCCTTCGAGCTGCAGCCGGGTCAGTTCGCGGCCTTCGTCGGTCCTTCGGGCGCCGGCAAGACGACGGTGTCGTACCTGGTACCGCGCCTGTACGAGGCGACTGCCGGGTCGGTGCGGTTCGCCGGACAGGACGTCCGTGACATCGTGCACGAGGACCTCATGCAGCACGTCGGCATCGTCTCCCAGGAGACCTACCTCTTCCACGCCACGATCGGTGACAACCTGCGGTACGCCAAGCCCGACGCCACGGCGGAGGAACTCGAGCGGGCGGCGCGGGCGGCGAACATCCACGAGACGATCGCGTCGTTCCCGGACGGCTACGACACCGTGGTGGGGGAGCGCGGGTACCGCCTGTCCGGCGGCGAGAAGCAGCGCATCGCGATCGCGCGGGTCCTGCTGAAGGACCCGCCGGTGCTCGTCCTCGACGAGGCGACGAGCGCGCTCGACTCCATCTCCGAGCGGGTCGTCCAGACGGCGCTCGACAACGCCGCCGCCGGTCGCACGACGATCTCGATCGCGCACCGGCTGTCGACGATCCGCGACGCCGACGTCATCTTCGTCCTCGACCACGGCCAGATCGTGGAGCAGGGCAGCCACGAGGAACTGCTCGGCCGCGACGGGATCTACGCGACGCTGCATCGTGAGCAGACCGCACCCGCGGACGCACTCGGCCGGTGA
- a CDS encoding response regulator transcription factor, which produces MAAPQTAHRKLSILEDVTISQPAAAPRLTRADGNPLRILVVDDEASLTDLLSMALRYEGWDVKSANGGQDALATAREFKPDAMVLDVMMPDLDGLQVLSRLRQNNDDTPVLFLTAKDSVEDRVTGLTAGGDDYVTKPFSLEEVVARLRGLIRRSQISISEAGDSRIVVGDLVLDEESYEVSRAGRPIELTATEFELLRFLMRNPRRVLSKAQILDRVWSYDFGGKSSVVEIYISYLRKKIDAGETPMIHTVRGVGYVIKPTS; this is translated from the coding sequence ATGGCCGCTCCACAGACCGCTCATAGAAAACTCTCGATACTCGAAGACGTGACCATCTCCCAGCCTGCAGCCGCCCCGCGCCTCACCCGTGCCGACGGAAACCCGTTGCGCATCCTCGTCGTCGACGACGAAGCCAGCCTCACCGACCTCCTGTCCATGGCGCTCCGGTACGAGGGCTGGGACGTGAAGAGCGCGAACGGCGGCCAGGACGCCCTCGCCACCGCGCGCGAGTTCAAGCCGGACGCCATGGTGCTCGACGTCATGATGCCCGACCTCGACGGGCTGCAGGTCCTCAGTCGCCTCCGTCAGAACAACGACGACACCCCGGTGCTGTTCCTCACCGCGAAGGACTCGGTCGAGGACCGCGTCACCGGCCTCACCGCCGGCGGCGACGACTACGTCACGAAGCCGTTCTCGCTGGAAGAGGTGGTGGCGCGCCTCCGCGGGCTCATCCGCCGCTCGCAGATCTCGATCTCCGAGGCGGGCGACTCGCGCATCGTCGTGGGCGACCTGGTACTCGACGAGGAGTCCTACGAGGTGTCCCGCGCCGGCCGGCCCATCGAACTGACCGCCACCGAGTTCGAGCTGCTCCGGTTCCTCATGCGGAACCCCCGCCGTGTGCTGTCGAAGGCGCAGATCCTCGACCGCGTGTGGTCGTACGACTTCGGCGGCAAGTCGTCCGTCGTCGAGATCTACATCTCCTACCTGCGCAAGAAGATCGACGCCGGCGAGACCCCGATGATCCACACGGTGCGCGGCGTCGGGTACGTCATCAAGCCCACCTCGTGA
- the rplJ gene encoding 50S ribosomal protein L10: MANKEAAVAELTESFRSSNAVLLTEYRGLTVAQLKELRNSIREHATYAVVKNTLTKIAANNAGISSFDDELAGPSALAFVHGDTVAVAKSLRAFAKANPELVVKGGYFDGNPLTATEVDKLADLESREVLLGKLAGALKASLFGAAYLFQAPLSQAVRTVDALREKQESAA, translated from the coding sequence ATGGCGAACAAGGAAGCTGCGGTCGCCGAGCTCACGGAGTCCTTCCGGAGCTCGAACGCCGTTCTGCTCACCGAGTACCGCGGTCTCACGGTCGCGCAGCTCAAGGAGCTCCGCAACTCGATCCGTGAGCACGCCACGTACGCCGTGGTGAAGAACACGCTGACCAAGATCGCGGCGAACAACGCCGGCATCTCGTCGTTCGACGACGAACTCGCCGGTCCGTCCGCTCTCGCCTTCGTCCACGGTGACACCGTCGCCGTCGCGAAGTCGCTGCGTGCATTCGCCAAGGCGAACCCCGAGCTCGTGGTGAAGGGCGGTTACTTCGACGGTAACCCGCTCACCGCGACCGAGGTGGACAAGCTCGCCGACCTCGAGTCCCGTGAAGTGCTGCTCGGCAAGCTCGCCGGCGCACTCAAGGCCTCGCTGTTCGGTGCTGCGTACCTGTTCCAGGCACCCCTCTCGCAGGCCGTCCGCACCGTGGACGCCCTTCGCGAGAAGCAGGAGTCCGCGGCCTGA
- a CDS encoding ABC transporter ATP-binding protein, with protein MPGPATGATPTTGRPATGATPTTGRPTTGATPTTDPTTAASPTTRPEGAPVTSTETAPSAAEASRASSPIYRLQNVSKTYKQKNRTITALTNVDLTIPQGQLVVIQGPTGGGKSTLLQMLGALDRPSAGSVQLGDRDVAKLGDRALTDLRATEIGFVFQSFNLIPTLTALENVETAFAGTLANRTRAEVRARATAALQEVGLGERLDHLPAELSGGQQQRVAIARALVKNPSVLLADEPTGALDEATRDEIMGLIEKQWKERGLTVVIVTHDSWVAKRAERRLHIKQGQVREV; from the coding sequence ATGCCCGGGCCCGCCACCGGCGCGACGCCCACCACGGGCCGGCCCGCCACCGGCGCGACGCCCACCACGGGCCGGCCCACCACCGGCGCGACGCCCACCACCGACCCGACCACCGCAGCCAGCCCGACGACGCGACCCGAAGGAGCACCCGTGACCAGCACCGAGACCGCACCGTCCGCGGCGGAGGCGAGCCGCGCCTCCAGTCCGATCTACCGCCTGCAGAACGTGAGCAAGACGTACAAGCAGAAGAACCGGACCATCACGGCGCTGACGAACGTCGACCTGACGATCCCGCAGGGGCAGCTCGTCGTGATCCAGGGCCCGACCGGTGGCGGGAAGTCCACGCTGCTCCAGATGCTCGGCGCGCTCGACCGGCCGAGCGCCGGGTCGGTCCAGCTCGGCGACCGGGACGTCGCGAAGCTCGGCGACCGTGCGCTCACCGACCTCCGGGCGACCGAGATCGGCTTCGTGTTCCAGAGCTTCAACCTCATCCCGACGCTGACGGCGCTCGAGAACGTGGAGACCGCGTTCGCCGGCACCCTGGCGAACCGCACCCGTGCCGAGGTCCGTGCGCGGGCGACGGCGGCCCTCCAGGAGGTCGGGCTCGGCGAACGGCTCGACCACCTCCCCGCGGAGCTCTCCGGCGGACAGCAGCAGCGCGTCGCGATCGCGCGGGCACTCGTGAAGAACCCGAGCGTGCTGCTCGCGGATGAACCGACCGGCGCCCTCGACGAGGCCACCCGTGACGAGATCATGGGGCTCATCGAGAAGCAGTGGAAGGAGCGGGGACTCACCGTGGTCATCGTCACGCACGACTCGTGGGTGGCGAAGCGGGCGGAGCGCCGGCTGCACATCAAGCAGGGGCAGGTGCGCGAGGTCTAG